A genome region from Pirellulales bacterium includes the following:
- a CDS encoding prepilin-type N-terminal cleavage/methylation domain-containing protein, with translation MSRRATTRTAYTLVELIIVLLVISILAVVAGSRVSHSMCVQRAEGAARRIVADLEMLRARARHGSQQQNIVFDASTHCYTIASLVDPDRPGEPYHVSLADLYQVQLDTVNLGGDATLLVTGHGVADSSGTIIVRSGTEARTILIDSDTAKGEIQ, from the coding sequence ATGTCGCGCCGCGCAACCACACGAACCGCTTACACGCTGGTCGAGTTGATCATCGTGCTGTTGGTCATTTCGATCTTGGCGGTGGTGGCAGGCTCGCGCGTCTCCCATTCGATGTGCGTGCAGCGCGCCGAGGGCGCCGCGCGGCGCATTGTCGCCGATCTCGAGATGTTGCGCGCTCGAGCGCGGCACGGCAGCCAACAGCAGAACATCGTGTTCGACGCCAGCACGCATTGCTACACCATCGCTTCGCTCGTTGATCCCGATCGCCCCGGCGAACCCTATCACGTCTCCCTGGCCGATCTCTACCAGGTTCAACTCGATACGGTGAACCTCGGCGGAGACGCCACGCTATTGGTCACCGGGCATGGAGTCGCCGATTCCAGCGGCACGATCATCGTTCGCTCGGGCACTGAGGCGCGCACCATTCTCATTGATAGCGATACCGCCAAGGGTGAAATTCAATAG
- the aroF gene encoding 3-deoxy-7-phosphoheptulonate synthase — protein sequence MIVVMKPGASREQIDHMVERIQSLGLKAHVIVGVERTVIAAIGEKRSDMKDSLATGPGVADVIPILAPYKMASLELRPERSVIRAGSLTVGGKHIGVIAGPCSVESEEQILTAARAVKAAGATALRGGAFKPRTSPYSFQGLKEEGLKLLAAARDETGLAIVTEVMATEDVDLVSRYADVLQIGARNMQNYRLLEAAGKSPAPVLLKRGPSATMEELLLAAEYILDAGNPNVMLCERGIRTFESHTRFTLPLATVPYLRAKTHLPVVVDPSHGTGHTYLVADMALASVAAGADGLILEVHPEPERAMSDGYQSLNFPQFKEVVERCRRVAQAVDREM from the coding sequence GTGATCGTTGTCATGAAACCCGGCGCCAGCCGCGAACAGATCGACCATATGGTCGAACGCATTCAAAGCTTGGGGCTCAAGGCCCATGTGATTGTGGGGGTCGAACGCACCGTGATCGCTGCCATTGGCGAAAAACGCAGCGACATGAAAGACTCGCTCGCCACCGGCCCCGGCGTCGCCGACGTTATCCCCATCCTCGCCCCGTACAAAATGGCCAGCTTGGAACTGCGACCCGAGCGCAGCGTCATTCGCGCCGGCAGCCTCACGGTGGGGGGCAAACACATCGGCGTCATCGCCGGTCCCTGCTCTGTGGAGAGCGAAGAACAAATCCTCACCGCGGCCCGCGCGGTCAAGGCGGCGGGCGCCACGGCGCTGCGCGGCGGCGCCTTCAAGCCGCGCACCAGCCCCTACAGCTTCCAGGGGCTCAAGGAAGAAGGGCTCAAACTGCTGGCCGCCGCCCGCGACGAAACTGGCCTGGCGATCGTCACCGAGGTCATGGCCACCGAAGATGTCGATCTAGTCTCACGCTACGCCGATGTGCTGCAGATCGGCGCGCGCAATATGCAAAACTATCGCTTGTTGGAAGCGGCCGGCAAATCGCCGGCGCCGGTGCTGCTCAAACGCGGCCCCAGCGCCACGATGGAAGAATTGCTGCTCGCCGCCGAATACATTCTGGACGCCGGCAACCCCAACGTGATGCTCTGCGAACGCGGCATTCGCACCTTCGAGTCGCACACCCGTTTCACCTTGCCGCTGGCCACCGTGCCGTACCTCCGCGCCAAAACGCACCTGCCGGTGGTCGTCGATCCCAGCCATGGCACCGGCCACACGTATCTGGTGGCCGATATGGCCCTGGCCAGCGTTGCCGCCGGCGCCGACGGCCTGATCCTCGAAGTGCATCCCGAGCCAGAACGCGCCATGTCCGACGGCTATCAGTCGCTCAATTTCCCGCAGTTCAAAGAGGTCGTCGAGCGATGCCGTCGTGTGGCCCAAGCCGTGGATCGCGAAATGTGA
- a CDS encoding molybdopterin-dependent oxidoreductase, with protein MTQVLLRVDGEVQRPLTLNFEDLAAIPEQFPDVGRVVAGRKGDAVPLEALMILAGAKPSASYLTLHATRDDFHASVPLSAVRVAGLLVYRLDGQSLPEKSGGPIRFLVPEAAVCQCAEVDECANVKYVDRIELTATRGYDNRPVDDKAHAELHARKAK; from the coding sequence ATGACGCAGGTGCTTTTGCGAGTCGATGGCGAAGTGCAGCGCCCCCTGACGCTCAACTTTGAGGATCTGGCCGCGATCCCCGAACAATTTCCCGATGTGGGCCGCGTGGTCGCTGGCCGAAAGGGAGACGCGGTCCCGCTGGAGGCGCTGATGATTTTGGCAGGCGCCAAGCCGTCGGCCTCGTATCTGACACTGCACGCCACGCGAGACGATTTCCATGCCAGCGTCCCGCTCTCGGCAGTGCGCGTGGCGGGTTTGTTGGTCTATCGGCTTGACGGCCAATCGTTGCCGGAGAAATCGGGAGGCCCGATCCGTTTTTTGGTTCCGGAAGCGGCAGTTTGCCAGTGCGCGGAGGTCGACGAATGCGCGAACGTCAAGTACGTCGATCGCATTGAACTAACTGCCACGCGCGGCTATGACAACCGACCGGTCGACGACAAAGCGCACGCCGAGTTGCACGCTCGCAAGGCGAAGTAG
- a CDS encoding Gfo/Idh/MocA family oxidoreductase yields the protein MIVRALDRREFLAAGLAGAIAHSAVESARGYAANDAVRIGLIGFGGRCRQLLRALVKIPGATPVAVCDVFDEHLEAGRRAVGDSGFVTKEYRALLDHKDIDAVLIATPDHWHAPITVAACAAGKDVYVEKPLTHDVSEGAAVIEAQNRHQRIVQVGMQQRSMPQYQQAREIIQAGRLGEIHKVRSTWNRNTPRAQQGRIDIDPKTVDWQSFLGSARQQPFDPYRFRQWRWFWDFGGGVFTDLMTHQQDIINWCLNLEQPALAASLGDHVNDGGLWETPDSAQTLVHYPDKKLQVTFEATFANARNGAMIEFMGSEATLYVDRGRFELIPERKSKTQPAELVLGDGGKGQDFYANPDGELLHLTNWLDCVRSRQRPIAPAEAGVAAVWAPHLANHSLRSERAARWTDLVKQEGQRT from the coding sequence ATGATAGTGCGCGCGCTCGATCGACGAGAATTTCTGGCTGCTGGTTTGGCGGGCGCCATCGCCCATTCCGCGGTGGAATCGGCGCGCGGCTATGCCGCGAACGACGCCGTGCGGATCGGCCTGATTGGGTTTGGCGGCCGTTGCCGGCAACTACTGCGGGCGCTTGTTAAGATTCCGGGCGCGACGCCCGTCGCGGTTTGCGACGTGTTCGACGAACATCTGGAGGCTGGCCGGCGGGCGGTTGGCGACTCGGGTTTCGTCACCAAGGAATATCGCGCGCTACTTGACCACAAAGACATCGACGCCGTGCTGATCGCCACGCCCGACCATTGGCACGCGCCAATCACGGTGGCAGCCTGCGCGGCGGGCAAAGACGTGTATGTCGAAAAGCCACTCACGCACGACGTGAGCGAGGGCGCGGCGGTGATCGAGGCGCAGAATCGCCACCAGCGCATCGTGCAAGTCGGCATGCAGCAGCGGAGCATGCCGCAGTATCAGCAGGCGCGCGAGATCATCCAGGCGGGTCGGTTGGGCGAGATTCACAAAGTGCGCTCCACCTGGAACCGCAATACCCCGCGAGCGCAACAGGGACGCATCGACATCGATCCCAAGACGGTCGATTGGCAGTCCTTTCTGGGCAGCGCGCGTCAGCAGCCGTTCGATCCGTATCGATTTCGGCAATGGCGGTGGTTTTGGGATTTTGGGGGCGGCGTGTTCACCGATCTGATGACGCACCAGCAAGACATCATCAACTGGTGCTTGAATCTGGAACAGCCGGCGCTGGCCGCCAGCTTGGGAGATCATGTGAACGACGGCGGCCTGTGGGAAACGCCCGACAGCGCGCAGACATTGGTTCACTACCCCGACAAGAAACTGCAAGTGACTTTTGAGGCCACGTTCGCCAACGCGCGAAACGGCGCCATGATCGAGTTCATGGGGAGCGAAGCGACGCTCTACGTCGATCGCGGCCGCTTTGAGCTCATTCCGGAACGAAAGAGTAAAACTCAGCCCGCCGAGTTGGTGCTGGGCGATGGCGGCAAAGGGCAAGATTTTTACGCCAACCCCGATGGCGAACTGCTGCACCTGACGAACTGGCTCGATTGCGTGCGCAGCCGGCAACGGCCGATCGCGCCGGCCGAGGCGGGGGTGGCGGCGGTCTGGGCGCCACACCTGGCGAATCATTCGCTGCGCAGCGAGCGGGCGGCCCGTTGGACCGATCTAGTCAAACAGGAAGGACAGCGCACATGA
- the thyX gene encoding FAD-dependent thymidylate synthase, with protein sequence MDTETQRAELIASLRWKKIRVLDDGFVALVDVMGDDRAVVDAARVSYGAGTRKVSDDRGLIRYLLRHRHTTPFEMAEIKLLVRVPMDTWRQWIRHRSASVNEYSTRYSIAIDAAQHTPADEWRFQSASNRQGSEGFMPAEVGRQLSDAERDFQATARRVYEERLEAGVAREQARKDLPLATYTEAYWKIDLHNLLHFLSLRMDSHAQWEIRQYACAIGEQIVAPLFPLVWEAFVDYRMNGLFLTRLDQEVVARLVRRLRAEQRVAATEEDFLAVQDESWRAHAKNRERDECRAKLARLGLLEAIEEDE encoded by the coding sequence GTGGATACCGAAACTCAACGTGCCGAACTCATCGCCTCGTTGCGCTGGAAGAAGATTCGCGTTCTCGACGATGGATTCGTCGCGCTGGTCGATGTCATGGGAGACGATCGCGCCGTGGTCGACGCAGCGCGGGTCAGCTATGGCGCCGGCACGCGCAAGGTTTCGGACGATCGCGGCCTCATCCGCTATCTCTTGCGCCATCGGCACACCACCCCCTTTGAAATGGCCGAAATCAAGCTGCTGGTGCGCGTGCCGATGGACACATGGCGACAGTGGATCCGCCACCGCTCGGCCAGCGTGAACGAATACTCCACCCGCTACTCCATTGCGATCGACGCCGCCCAGCACACCCCGGCCGACGAGTGGCGCTTTCAATCCGCCTCCAATCGGCAGGGGAGCGAGGGGTTCATGCCCGCCGAGGTCGGCCGGCAGCTTTCCGACGCCGAGCGCGATTTTCAGGCCACCGCCCGACGCGTGTACGAAGAACGCCTTGAGGCGGGCGTGGCCCGCGAGCAGGCCCGCAAGGATTTGCCGCTTGCCACTTACACCGAGGCGTACTGGAAGATCGACCTGCACAATCTGCTGCACTTTCTTTCGCTGCGGATGGATTCGCACGCGCAATGGGAGATTCGTCAATACGCCTGCGCCATTGGCGAGCAGATCGTGGCGCCGCTCTTTCCGCTCGTGTGGGAGGCTTTTGTCGACTACCGCATGAACGGCCTGTTTCTCACTCGGCTCGATCAAGAGGTTGTCGCGCGCCTCGTGCGGCGATTGCGCGCCGAGCAGCGCGTGGCCGCGACGGAAGAAGATTTTCTGGCCGTGCAGGACGAATCGTGGCGCGCGCACGCCAAGAACCGAGAACGCGATGAATGCCGCGCCAAGCTTGCGCGATTGGGACTCTTGGAAGCCATTGAGGAGGACGAATGA
- a CDS encoding DUF4440 domain-containing protein — translation MTAEATLMNLTHALLDSITAGDWTTYSKLCDPGLTCFEPEANGHLVEGMPFHQFYFDLGASRGPKNITLAAPQVRIMGDAALVTYTRLIQQLDGNGQPVTLAYNETRIWHNQNGEWKHVHFHRSSPSGD, via the coding sequence ATGACCGCCGAAGCCACCCTGATGAACCTCACCCACGCGCTGCTCGACTCGATCACCGCTGGCGACTGGACCACTTACTCCAAGTTGTGCGATCCGGGGCTCACCTGCTTCGAACCCGAAGCCAATGGCCACCTGGTCGAGGGGATGCCGTTTCACCAGTTCTATTTCGATCTCGGCGCCTCGCGCGGACCCAAGAACATCACCCTCGCCGCGCCCCAGGTGCGCATCATGGGAGACGCCGCGCTAGTCACCTACACCCGGCTCATTCAGCAACTCGACGGCAATGGCCAACCGGTCACGCTGGCCTACAACGAAACCCGCATCTGGCACAATCAAAATGGCGAATGGAAGCACGTTCACTTCCATCGCAGCAGCCCCAGCGGCGACTGA
- a CDS encoding FMN-binding negative transcriptional regulator: MSQLPALLPYPAGETAMYVPGSFAQCDRPTIESFLAQHSFATLVTTSAGAPFATHLPLALDSTWGEQGALVGHLARANPQWRDSEGQEALAIFAGPHAYISPAWYKAEAVVPTWNYLAAHVYGRITWLHNPDELLSIVGDAVLQYEGADGWQFDAGTEFAKKLAAQIVGLRLEISRVEAKWKLSQNQPPDRQQRVRAALESLGDENSRAVAEAMRQWQTHANG, encoded by the coding sequence GTGTCTCAATTGCCTGCCCTCCTCCCCTACCCTGCCGGTGAAACCGCCATGTATGTGCCAGGTTCTTTCGCGCAATGCGATCGGCCAACGATCGAATCGTTTCTGGCCCAGCACAGCTTTGCCACACTGGTCACCACCTCGGCTGGCGCGCCGTTCGCCACTCATTTGCCGCTGGCGCTCGATTCCACCTGGGGTGAACAAGGGGCCTTGGTTGGGCATCTTGCCCGGGCGAACCCGCAGTGGCGCGATTCGGAGGGGCAAGAAGCGCTGGCGATCTTCGCCGGCCCGCACGCCTACATTTCTCCCGCCTGGTACAAGGCCGAGGCGGTGGTGCCGACTTGGAACTATCTGGCGGCGCATGTCTATGGCCGCATCACCTGGCTGCACAACCCAGACGAATTACTGTCGATTGTTGGTGATGCTGTCCTACAGTACGAGGGCGCCGACGGCTGGCAGTTTGATGCCGGAACCGAGTTTGCCAAAAAATTGGCCGCGCAAATTGTTGGACTGCGATTGGAAATCAGCCGGGTAGAGGCGAAGTGGAAACTGAGCCAGAATCAACCGCCCGATCGGCAGCAGCGGGTGCGCGCGGCGCTAGAGTCGCTGGGGGATGAGAATTCGCGAGCGGTCGCCGAGGCGATGCGTCAGTGGCAGACCCACGCCAACGGTTAG
- a CDS encoding transcriptional repressor, translating into MAVSHFALEEVRVALSPSERFEEYLQSRGKRTTKQRRMIVEQIFASHDHFDADDLLLILQRTLGVKRVSRPTVYRTLTELVDAGLLRKMSLAGRAVYEHDYGYPQHDHLYCQECEKLVEFHSEEIHDIAEAAAREHGFRFLGHRVLVTGVCGDCGRKKRAPRKVDLI; encoded by the coding sequence ATGGCGGTGAGTCATTTCGCCCTCGAAGAAGTCCGCGTGGCCCTGTCTCCCTCGGAGCGCTTCGAGGAGTATTTGCAGAGCCGTGGCAAGCGGACCACCAAGCAGCGGCGAATGATCGTGGAGCAGATCTTCGCCAGCCACGATCATTTCGACGCCGACGACTTGCTGCTCATCCTGCAGCGAACGCTAGGGGTCAAACGGGTTAGCCGACCCACCGTCTATCGCACCTTGACCGAATTGGTCGACGCGGGCCTCTTGCGCAAGATGAGCCTGGCCGGCAGAGCGGTCTACGAGCACGACTACGGTTATCCGCAGCACGATCACCTGTACTGCCAAGAGTGCGAAAAGCTGGTCGAGTTTCACAGTGAGGAAATCCACGACATCGCCGAGGCCGCCGCCCGCGAACATGGATTTCGATTCTTGGGCCATCGTGTGCTGGTGACCGGTGTTTGCGGCGATTGCGGCCGAAAGAAGCGGGCCCCGCGCAAGGTCGACCTGATTTAG
- a CDS encoding Holliday junction DNA helicase RuvA — translation MITKISGRLADLSDEVATLAIGAFEYEVLIPEFTRRHLQQEVGRDVSLHTIEYLDGNPMQGRVVPRMIGFLSEAERDFFELFCSVDGVGVKKALRAMVRPVREVAEAIEEQDVKGLSALPGVGPATAERIVAKLRRKVPKFALMAARETPHEADVQHDVVAETFNVLRQLGHSDSDARRLLDKALAAKKKYKDVQDLLQAIYQQTHQD, via the coding sequence GTGATTACCAAGATCTCTGGCCGACTGGCCGATCTCTCGGACGAGGTGGCCACGCTCGCCATTGGCGCCTTTGAATATGAGGTGCTGATCCCCGAGTTCACCCGCCGCCACCTGCAGCAAGAAGTCGGCCGCGACGTCAGCCTGCACACGATCGAGTATCTCGACGGCAATCCCATGCAGGGGCGCGTGGTGCCGCGGATGATCGGCTTTCTCAGCGAAGCCGAACGCGATTTCTTCGAGTTGTTCTGCTCAGTCGATGGCGTGGGCGTGAAAAAAGCGCTCCGCGCCATGGTCCGACCGGTGCGCGAAGTGGCCGAGGCCATCGAAGAGCAGGATGTGAAGGGGCTATCGGCCTTGCCGGGCGTGGGACCAGCCACCGCCGAGCGCATCGTCGCCAAGCTCCGTCGCAAGGTTCCCAAGTTCGCTTTGATGGCCGCGCGCGAGACGCCGCACGAGGCCGACGTGCAGCACGATGTGGTTGCGGAGACGTTTAACGTGTTGCGGCAACTCGGCCATTCCGATTCCGACGCGCGCCGCCTGCTCGATAAGGCCTTGGCCGCCAAGAAAAAGTACAAGGATGTGCAGGACTTGTTGCAGGCCATCTATCAGCAAACCCATCAAGACTGA
- a CDS encoding 7-carboxy-7-deazaguanine synthase QueE, whose translation MKIAEIFHSRQGEGLLTGQESVFVRLSGCNLRCWFCDTPYASWRPEGAEMSVAEIVDGVRQFDACRHVVLTGGEPMIFDAIAPLTHELRQAGWHITIETAGTQDQPVACDLMSISPKLAGSAPSAEEHPRWHALHETRRHAPAVIARLMRDYPHQLKFVIDTRDDLERVEAYLNELGEFDRDRVLLMPQGTTAEELASRSEWIERYCQDRGYRYCPRRQIEWYGLARGT comes from the coding sequence GTGAAGATCGCCGAGATCTTTCATTCTCGTCAAGGGGAAGGGCTGCTCACGGGCCAAGAGAGCGTCTTTGTTCGCTTGAGCGGCTGCAACTTGCGCTGCTGGTTTTGCGACACGCCCTACGCCTCTTGGCGGCCCGAGGGCGCGGAAATGAGCGTGGCCGAGATTGTGGATGGCGTCCGTCAATTCGACGCCTGCCGGCATGTGGTGCTGACCGGTGGAGAGCCGATGATCTTCGACGCCATCGCGCCGTTGACGCATGAGTTGCGCCAAGCGGGCTGGCACATCACGATCGAGACGGCCGGCACCCAAGACCAGCCGGTGGCGTGCGACTTGATGTCGATCAGCCCCAAACTGGCAGGTTCGGCGCCGAGCGCGGAAGAGCATCCACGCTGGCACGCCCTGCACGAGACGCGGCGGCACGCGCCGGCGGTGATCGCGCGATTGATGCGCGACTATCCGCATCAGCTCAAGTTCGTCATCGACACGCGCGACGATTTGGAGCGGGTCGAGGCGTATCTCAACGAACTGGGAGAATTTGATCGCGACCGGGTGCTGCTCATGCCGCAGGGCACGACCGCCGAAGAGTTGGCCTCGCGCAGCGAGTGGATTGAGCGGTATTGCCAGGATCGGGGATACCGCTATTGTCCGCGGCGGCAGATCGAATGGTATGGCCTGGCGCGCGGCACCTGA
- the queC gene encoding 7-cyano-7-deazaguanine synthase QueC yields MTKRAVLLLSGGLDSATTGAIAKAEGYALVALSVDYGQRHQFELEAARRVAQALGVQRHLIERLDLRAFGASALTAEIAVPKGRSEAEMSSGIPITYVPARNTILLSLALGLAETCGAADLFVGVNAVDYSGYPDCRPAFIEAFERLANLATKAGVEGSAPFRIHAPLIELTKAEIIRRGASLGVDYSLTFTCYDPDARGRSCGQCDACRLRLKGFADAGLTDPIEYQSVPSAP; encoded by the coding sequence ATGACGAAAAGGGCGGTCCTATTACTGTCTGGCGGGCTCGATTCGGCCACCACCGGCGCCATTGCCAAGGCGGAAGGCTATGCGCTGGTCGCGTTGTCGGTCGACTATGGTCAACGACACCAGTTTGAACTGGAGGCCGCGCGGCGAGTGGCGCAGGCGCTGGGGGTGCAGCGGCACTTGATCGAGCGACTCGATCTGCGCGCGTTTGGGGCCAGCGCGTTGACGGCTGAGATCGCGGTGCCCAAGGGGCGCAGCGAGGCCGAAATGTCGAGCGGCATCCCAATCACCTATGTGCCGGCGCGGAACACGATTTTGCTTTCGCTGGCCTTGGGATTGGCGGAGACGTGCGGAGCGGCCGACCTGTTTGTGGGAGTGAACGCGGTGGACTACAGCGGCTATCCCGATTGTCGACCCGCGTTTATCGAGGCGTTCGAGCGGCTGGCGAACCTGGCGACCAAGGCAGGGGTCGAGGGGAGCGCGCCGTTTCGAATTCACGCGCCGCTGATCGAATTGACCAAGGCCGAGATCATTCGCCGCGGCGCATCGCTGGGGGTCGATTACTCGCTGACGTTCACCTGCTACGATCCCGACGCCAGGGGTCGCTCGTGCGGACAGTGCGATGCTTGCCGACTGCGGCTCAAGGGGTTCGCCGACGCGGGGCTGACCGATCCGATCGAGTATCAATCCGTGCCGAGCGCGCCGTGA
- the queF gene encoding preQ(1) synthase, giving the protein MISEAKGRLPETLALAKNYRAMLETFDNQFPGRDYTIEITCPEFTSVCPKTGQPDFGTLTFTYIPDKKCVELKSLKLYLQQFRNDGIFYENVTNSILDDLVAALAPRELTLVAAFTPRGGISTRVVARHQASR; this is encoded by the coding sequence ATGATTTCTGAAGCAAAAGGACGCCTGCCGGAGACGCTTGCCTTGGCCAAAAACTATCGGGCGATGCTGGAAACTTTCGACAATCAGTTTCCAGGCCGCGACTACACCATTGAGATCACCTGCCCCGAATTCACGTCGGTGTGCCCCAAGACCGGTCAGCCCGACTTTGGTACGCTCACTTTCACCTACATCCCCGACAAGAAGTGCGTGGAGCTCAAGAGCCTCAAGCTCTATTTGCAGCAGTTTCGCAACGACGGCATCTTTTACGAGAACGTCACCAATTCCATTCTCGATGATCTCGTCGCCGCGCTCGCCCCGCGCGAGTTGACGCTGGTGGCCGCCTTCACCCCGCGTGGCGGCATCTCCACGCGTGTGGTCGCGCGCCATCAGGCGTCGCGGTAG
- a CDS encoding aminotransferase class III-fold pyridoxal phosphate-dependent enzyme produces the protein MTPATEKHATIEHAGETRSNEIRRRLAAVEPRSLRTFTPTLAVIAKSAGCYHWTPEGRKLADFTSGVLVANLGHNPTRWWRRVMSYLALDRMPQTGDFFQAVTLNAYNAVTEIETVATERLVAFLQKQPGSERLEQVLWAASGSEAIQKALWAALGRRQGSDMILATRGGFHGKKGLAGAVTGCETDPERDARVRFIGFPREECADLAARKKPIDLTPYANELEQIGKELGGRICALITEPYLGGGGSYHPQKEYLQLLDHFCEAHDIVFILDEVQANFGRTGSAFAFVDYGVSPDVVVLGKGLGNGVPVSAAVGPAELFTTMHYGAASDTWSANPLASAAVLATLDEYEQTDVLAHGRALSQVLEQGLARLTELDSVARVRGEGVVWGVECAAVGGRSAEEVARACVEACYHGDQTGRAIHLLGPLAGKVIRISPPLVMELDDARLYLDVMHQLFGEVARRYRDA, from the coding sequence ATGACACCAGCCACCGAAAAGCACGCCACCATCGAACATGCGGGGGAAACGCGCTCCAACGAAATTCGTCGCCGCTTGGCCGCCGTTGAACCGCGTTCGCTGCGAACCTTTACGCCCACGTTGGCGGTCATCGCCAAGAGCGCGGGTTGCTACCACTGGACCCCCGAGGGTCGCAAGCTGGCCGACTTCACGTCGGGCGTGTTGGTGGCGAATTTAGGGCATAATCCCACCCGCTGGTGGCGGCGCGTGATGAGCTACCTGGCGCTGGACCGGATGCCGCAAACGGGCGACTTTTTTCAGGCGGTCACGCTCAACGCGTACAACGCCGTGACCGAGATCGAAACGGTGGCCACCGAACGATTGGTGGCGTTCTTGCAGAAACAACCCGGCAGCGAGCGATTGGAACAGGTGTTGTGGGCGGCCAGTGGCAGCGAAGCGATCCAGAAGGCGCTGTGGGCGGCGCTTGGACGGCGCCAGGGATCGGACATGATCCTGGCGACGCGCGGCGGATTTCACGGCAAGAAGGGTTTGGCGGGGGCGGTGACGGGCTGCGAGACCGATCCAGAGCGCGACGCGCGGGTGCGATTCATTGGCTTTCCGCGCGAAGAATGCGCCGATCTGGCGGCGCGCAAAAAGCCAATCGATCTGACGCCGTATGCGAACGAGTTGGAACAAATCGGCAAGGAGCTTGGCGGCCGCATCTGCGCGCTCATCACCGAGCCGTATCTGGGGGGCGGAGGATCGTACCATCCGCAAAAGGAATATCTGCAACTGCTCGATCATTTCTGTGAAGCGCACGACATCGTGTTCATTCTCGACGAAGTGCAGGCCAACTTTGGCCGCACCGGATCGGCGTTCGCCTTTGTCGACTATGGCGTTTCGCCCGATGTGGTGGTGCTGGGCAAGGGGCTAGGCAACGGCGTGCCGGTGAGCGCGGCGGTCGGCCCGGCCGAGTTGTTCACCACGATGCACTACGGGGCCGCGTCCGACACCTGGAGCGCCAACCCGTTGGCGAGCGCCGCGGTGCTGGCCACCCTAGACGAGTACGAACAGACCGACGTGCTGGCCCATGGGCGAGCGCTATCGCAGGTGCTGGAACAGGGTCTCGCGCGGCTCACCGAACTGGATAGCGTGGCTCGCGTGCGCGGCGAAGGGGTGGTGTGGGGCGTCGAGTGCGCGGCGGTCGGCGGGCGATCGGCGGAAGAGGTGGCCCGGGCCTGCGTCGAGGCGTGTTATCACGGCGACCAGACGGGGCGCGCGATTCATCTATTGGGCCCGCTGGCGGGCAAGGTGATTCGCATCAGCCCGCCGCTGGTGATGGAATTGGACGACGCGCGGCTGTATCTGGACGTGATGCACCAGTTGTTTGGCGAGGTGGCGCGGCGCTACCGCGACGCCTGA